One Poecilia reticulata strain Guanapo linkage group LG19, Guppy_female_1.0+MT, whole genome shotgun sequence genomic window carries:
- the josd1 gene encoding josephin-1, whose translation MGSTPYPASEWKEKGRGGLQELGCMPWKVSKQKAAGGGGEAVSGAAERRSKDPRDGQLQQDLSSSSSSLSPPAPQQTSPTTPAIYHEKQRRELCALHALNNVFQDGTAFSRDTLQEIYQRLSPSTMVTPHKKSMLGNGNYDVNVIMAALQTRGFEAVWWDKRRDVGSIELSNVEGFILNVPSNLRWGPLRLPLKRQHWIGVREVGGVYYNLDSKLRNPQPIGSPEELRKFLRQQLRGKNCELLLVVSEEVEVHQTWRSDG comes from the exons ATGGGCAGTACTCCGTATCCAGCCAGCGAGTGGAAGGAGAAGGGCCGAGGCGGACTGCAGGAGCTGGGCTGCATGCCCTGGAAGGTCAGCAAGCAGAAAGCTGCCGGAGGAGGGGGAGAAGCGGTTTCAGGAGCAGCGGAGAGGAGGAGCAAGGATCCAAGGGACGgtcagctgcagcaggatcTCTCGTCGTCGTCGTCCTCCCTCTCCCCGCCGGCTCCCCAGCAGACTTCTCCGACAACTCCGGCCATATATCACGAGAAGCAGCGGAGGGAGCTGTGTGCATTGCATGCGCTCAACAACGTCTTCCAGGATGGGACAGCCTTTAGTCGGGACACCCTGCAGGAGATATACCAAAG GCTAAGTCCCAGCACTATGGTGACTCCTCACAAAAAGAGCATGCTGGGAAACGGGAACTATGATGTAAATGTCATCATGGCGGCATTGCAGACCCGAGGGTTTGAGGCAGTCTGGTGGGATAAAAGAAG gGATGTCGGCAGCATTGAGCTGTCCAACGTGGAGGGCTTTATCCTCAACGTGCCGTCCAACCTGCGCTGGGGGCCCCTCCGGCTGCCACTTAAACGCCAGCACTGGATTGGAGTCAGGGAGGTGGGAGGTGTCTACTACAACCTGGATTCTAAGCTACGCAACCCTCAGCCTATTGGCAGTCCTGAAGAGCTCAG GAAGTTTCTCCGTCAGCAGCTGCGAGGGAAGAACTGTGAACTGCTGCTGGTTGTCTCAGAAGAGGTGGAGGTCCACCAAACTTGGCGCTCCGACGGCTGA
- the LOC103482008 gene encoding GTPase IMAP family member 4-like isoform X3: MECQCENNAEAAPAGWFMGGNNVQMGAFAVVGYLLYRFSQTLPALIRWPIRFFCYITGLSALWGWVSRLVGTFRGIKNLLKWVSRVWRFLVAFSTKFKWMVPILRATTGSSEDGPQNSGTSRESDLRLIFLGPNVADRNLIADDLLALGSNKTRPFSDVAKNGIKQSTVLDGREITVINTPDVLGSSMGNASRAREALRSLQLTSPGPHAFLLVIKAQGSGESVGQDLTQAVRGTLELFGEGVTGYIIPVISYVDGRQSFTVDELLEGLEKACSLCGQSPELVDISAYGPPKGKHSSRRSKDCAYRDLVERVLDVKESRGHFGHEVYKREDELREKLLDDMSSTLAQQLGHR; encoded by the exons ATGGAGTGTCAGTGTGAAAACAACGCCGAGGCTGCCCCTGCTG GCTGGTTCATGGGAGGCAACAACGTCCAAATGGGAGCCTTCGCTGTGGTGGGCTACCTTCTCTACAGATTTTCACAAA CTCTCCCAGCGCTGATCCGTTGGCCGATCCGTTTCTTCTGCTACATAACCG GTCTGTCAGCTCTTTGGGGCTGGGTGAGCCGCCTGGTCGGAACCTTCCGCG GAATCAAGAACCTGTTGAAATGGGTTTCTCGGGTTTGGCGGTTTCTAGTCG CATTTTCTACCAAATTCAAGTGGATGGTTCCCATCCTGAGAGCCACCACAG GATCGTCTGAAGATGGACCACAGAACAGCGGCACTTCAAGGGAGTCAGATTTGAGGTTGATCTTCCTGGGGCCAAACGTAGCGGACCGAAACCTCATAGCAGACGATTTGTTAGCATTAGGCAGCAACAAGACGAGACCATTCAGCGACGTGGCGAAGAATGGCATCAAGCAGAGCACGGTGCTGGACGGCAGAGAGATTACAGTAATCAACACCCCCGATGTTTTAGGGTCTTCGATGGGGAACGCCAGCCGTGCCAGGGAGGCCCTAAGGAGCCTCCAGCTCACTAGTCCTGGCCCGCATGCCTTTTTGCTGGTTATCAAGGCTCAAGGCTCCGGCGAGTCGGTCGGCCAGGACCTCACCCAAGCTGTTCGAGGCACCCTTGAGCTGTTTGGAGAGGGAGTCACGGGATACATTATCCCGGTGATCTCTTATGTGGACGGCAGACAAAGCTTCACTGTGGATGAGCTGCTGGAGGGGCTGGAAAAGGCCTGCTCTTTATGTGGTCAGAGTCCAGAGCTTGTGGACATCAGCGCATACGGTCCACCTAAAGGAAAGCATTCAAGTAGAAGGTCTAAAGACTGTGCTTACAGAGATCTGGTTGAGCGTGTGTTAGATGTGAAGGAGAGCAGGGGCCATTTTGGCCATGAGGTGTACAAGAGGGAGGACGAGCTGAGGGAGAAGCTGCTGGATGACATGTCCTCCACACTGGCTCAACAACTGGGCCACAGGTAG
- the LOC103482008 gene encoding GTPase IMAP family member 4-like isoform X2 yields MWTLCLIGLCLLKPCVSGVLLQNKGVRFVMCVCAVFVKTDAEMECQCENNAEAAPAGWFMGGNNVQMGAFAVVGYLLYRFSQTLPALIRWPIRFFCYITGLSALWGWVSRLVGTFRGIKNLLKWVSRVWRFLVGSSEDGPQNSGTSRESDLRLIFLGPNVADRNLIADDLLALGSNKTRPFSDVAKNGIKQSTVLDGREITVINTPDVLGSSMGNASRAREALRSLQLTSPGPHAFLLVIKAQGSGESVGQDLTQAVRGTLELFGEGVTGYIIPVISYVDGRQSFTVDELLEGLEKACSLCGQSPELVDISAYGPPKGKHSSRRSKDCAYRDLVERVLDVKESRGHFGHEVYKREDELREKLLDDMSSTLAQQLGHR; encoded by the exons ATGTGGACTTTGTGCTTGATTGGTCTTTGCTTATTGAAACCATGCGTTTCCGGAGTgttgcttcaaaataaaggtGTGAGATTtgtgatgtgtgtttgtgctgtttttgtaaAGACTGATGCTGAAATGGAGTGTCAGTGTGAAAACAACGCCGAGGCTGCCCCTGCTG GCTGGTTCATGGGAGGCAACAACGTCCAAATGGGAGCCTTCGCTGTGGTGGGCTACCTTCTCTACAGATTTTCACAAA CTCTCCCAGCGCTGATCCGTTGGCCGATCCGTTTCTTCTGCTACATAACCG GTCTGTCAGCTCTTTGGGGCTGGGTGAGCCGCCTGGTCGGAACCTTCCGCG GAATCAAGAACCTGTTGAAATGGGTTTCTCGGGTTTGGCGGTTTCTAGTCG GATCGTCTGAAGATGGACCACAGAACAGCGGCACTTCAAGGGAGTCAGATTTGAGGTTGATCTTCCTGGGGCCAAACGTAGCGGACCGAAACCTCATAGCAGACGATTTGTTAGCATTAGGCAGCAACAAGACGAGACCATTCAGCGACGTGGCGAAGAATGGCATCAAGCAGAGCACGGTGCTGGACGGCAGAGAGATTACAGTAATCAACACCCCCGATGTTTTAGGGTCTTCGATGGGGAACGCCAGCCGTGCCAGGGAGGCCCTAAGGAGCCTCCAGCTCACTAGTCCTGGCCCGCATGCCTTTTTGCTGGTTATCAAGGCTCAAGGCTCCGGCGAGTCGGTCGGCCAGGACCTCACCCAAGCTGTTCGAGGCACCCTTGAGCTGTTTGGAGAGGGAGTCACGGGATACATTATCCCGGTGATCTCTTATGTGGACGGCAGACAAAGCTTCACTGTGGATGAGCTGCTGGAGGGGCTGGAAAAGGCCTGCTCTTTATGTGGTCAGAGTCCAGAGCTTGTGGACATCAGCGCATACGGTCCACCTAAAGGAAAGCATTCAAGTAGAAGGTCTAAAGACTGTGCTTACAGAGATCTGGTTGAGCGTGTGTTAGATGTGAAGGAGAGCAGGGGCCATTTTGGCCATGAGGTGTACAAGAGGGAGGACGAGCTGAGGGAGAAGCTGCTGGATGACATGTCCTCCACACTGGCTCAACAACTGGGCCACAGGTAG
- the LOC103482008 gene encoding GTPase IMAP family member 4-like isoform X1 codes for MWTLCLIGLCLLKPCVSGVLLQNKGVRFVMCVCAVFVKTDAEMECQCENNAEAAPAGWFMGGNNVQMGAFAVVGYLLYRFSQTLPALIRWPIRFFCYITGLSALWGWVSRLVGTFRGIKNLLKWVSRVWRFLVAFSTKFKWMVPILRATTGSSEDGPQNSGTSRESDLRLIFLGPNVADRNLIADDLLALGSNKTRPFSDVAKNGIKQSTVLDGREITVINTPDVLGSSMGNASRAREALRSLQLTSPGPHAFLLVIKAQGSGESVGQDLTQAVRGTLELFGEGVTGYIIPVISYVDGRQSFTVDELLEGLEKACSLCGQSPELVDISAYGPPKGKHSSRRSKDCAYRDLVERVLDVKESRGHFGHEVYKREDELREKLLDDMSSTLAQQLGHR; via the exons ATGTGGACTTTGTGCTTGATTGGTCTTTGCTTATTGAAACCATGCGTTTCCGGAGTgttgcttcaaaataaaggtGTGAGATTtgtgatgtgtgtttgtgctgtttttgtaaAGACTGATGCTGAAATGGAGTGTCAGTGTGAAAACAACGCCGAGGCTGCCCCTGCTG GCTGGTTCATGGGAGGCAACAACGTCCAAATGGGAGCCTTCGCTGTGGTGGGCTACCTTCTCTACAGATTTTCACAAA CTCTCCCAGCGCTGATCCGTTGGCCGATCCGTTTCTTCTGCTACATAACCG GTCTGTCAGCTCTTTGGGGCTGGGTGAGCCGCCTGGTCGGAACCTTCCGCG GAATCAAGAACCTGTTGAAATGGGTTTCTCGGGTTTGGCGGTTTCTAGTCG CATTTTCTACCAAATTCAAGTGGATGGTTCCCATCCTGAGAGCCACCACAG GATCGTCTGAAGATGGACCACAGAACAGCGGCACTTCAAGGGAGTCAGATTTGAGGTTGATCTTCCTGGGGCCAAACGTAGCGGACCGAAACCTCATAGCAGACGATTTGTTAGCATTAGGCAGCAACAAGACGAGACCATTCAGCGACGTGGCGAAGAATGGCATCAAGCAGAGCACGGTGCTGGACGGCAGAGAGATTACAGTAATCAACACCCCCGATGTTTTAGGGTCTTCGATGGGGAACGCCAGCCGTGCCAGGGAGGCCCTAAGGAGCCTCCAGCTCACTAGTCCTGGCCCGCATGCCTTTTTGCTGGTTATCAAGGCTCAAGGCTCCGGCGAGTCGGTCGGCCAGGACCTCACCCAAGCTGTTCGAGGCACCCTTGAGCTGTTTGGAGAGGGAGTCACGGGATACATTATCCCGGTGATCTCTTATGTGGACGGCAGACAAAGCTTCACTGTGGATGAGCTGCTGGAGGGGCTGGAAAAGGCCTGCTCTTTATGTGGTCAGAGTCCAGAGCTTGTGGACATCAGCGCATACGGTCCACCTAAAGGAAAGCATTCAAGTAGAAGGTCTAAAGACTGTGCTTACAGAGATCTGGTTGAGCGTGTGTTAGATGTGAAGGAGAGCAGGGGCCATTTTGGCCATGAGGTGTACAAGAGGGAGGACGAGCTGAGGGAGAAGCTGCTGGATGACATGTCCTCCACACTGGCTCAACAACTGGGCCACAGGTAG
- the xrcc6 gene encoding X-ray repair cross-complementing protein 6 isoform X3 has protein sequence MFIKGEDGQPSNFDMTMQVVRSVYTSKIISSHRDLVALVFYGTEQSKNQRNSFKHVYVYHDLDEPGAKWVQDVDALHGEKGAQLAAETLGSGETSLGDALWCCANLYSDIKLRLSQKRLMIFTCRDDPHGGDSARDRQARTKASDLKETGVLIDLMHLIKPGGFDVSLFFRDIVSPPEDDSELGLQLEPCNKLEDLQKRVRARETKKRALARLSLTLGEGLNVAVGVYATAVLARKPASVRLYRETNEPVRSKTRTFHTQTGSLLLPSEIKKAQVYGRKQIVMEKDEVDAIKKFHDPGLFLIGFKPMEKLKLHHHIRPSVFIYPEEGEVKGSACLFSALLKKCVERNVFALCRSVFRRNYPPRFVALVPQTEEVDEGKVQITPPGFNVIYLPYADDLRTLDPPKCPPASQTQVNKMKEIVQKLRFKYRSDAFENPVLQQHFRNLEALALDMMAPEDIEDLIMPKVDQIDQRLGPLVDEFKDLVYPAGYNPESKPAPKRKTADVGAGAGAEKKPKVGVTADELKAHMENGTLGKLTVAVLKEACKQFGIKTTGTKKQDLIDALSERLGS, from the exons ATGTTCATCAAAGGCGAAGATGGACAACCCTCTAACTTTGACATGACCATGCAG GTCGTGCGGAGCGTGTACACCAGTAAGATCATTAGCAGCCACCGGGACCTGGTGGCTCTGGTGTTCTACGGCACAGAGCAGAGCAAGAACCAGAGGAACTCATTCAAACACGTTTACGTGTACCACGATCTCGACGAACCAG GTGCGAAGTGGGTTCAGGACGTGGATGCTCTGCACGGTGAGAAAGGCGCGCAGCTGGCGGCGGAGACCCTGGGGAGCGGGGAGACGTCTCTGGGCGACGCCCTGTGGTGCTGCGCCAACCTCTACAGCGACATCAAGCTGCGCCTTTCGCAGAAACGCCTCATGATCTTCACCTGCAGGGACGATCCACACGGGGGCGACAGCGCCAGGGACCGACAGGCCCGCACCAAAGCCAGCGACCTGAAGGAGACCG GTGTTCTCATCGATTTAATGCACCTGATAAAACCGGGCGGCTTCGACGTGTCGCTCTTCTTCCGGGACATCGTGAGCCCGCCTGAGGACGACAGCGAGCTCGGCCTGCAGCTGGAGCCATGCAACAAACTGGAGGACCTTCAGAAGCGGGTCCGGGCCAGAGAGACCAAAAAGAGAGCCTTGGcaag GTTAAGCTTGACTCTTGGTGAGGGTCTAAACGTAGCAGTGGGCGTGTACGCAACTGCGGTGTTGGCTCGGAAACCCGCCTCCGTCAGACTGTACCGGGAAACCAACGAACCGGTGCGCAGCAAAACCCGCACCTTCCACACTCAGACCGGCAGTCTGCTGCTGCCCAGCGAGATAAAGAAGGCCCAG GTGTACGGTAGGAAACAAATAGTGATGGAGAAGGATGAAGTGGATGCGATCAAGAAGTTTCACGACCCGGGACTGTTTCTGATCGGATTTAAGCCGATGGAAAAACTCAAACTGCATCATCACATTCGACCTTCTGTCTTCATCTACCCTGAGGAGGGCGAAGTGAAAG GAAGTGCCTGTCTGTTCTCTGCCCTGTTGAAGAAGTGTGTCGAGAGAAACGTGTTTGCTCTGTGTCGCTCCGTCTTCCGCCGAAACTACCCACCCAGATTTGTTGCCTTGGTGCCTCAGACAGAAGAGGTCGACGAAGGGAAGGTCCAGATCACACCTCCAG GTTTCAATGTCATCTACCTGCCATATGCCGATGACCTGCGAACTCTGGATCCTCCTAAATGTCCGCCGGCCTCACAAACACAGGTTAACAAGATGAAGGAGATCGTCCAGAAGCTCCGCTTCAAGTACAG GAGTGATGCATTCGAGAACCCAGTCCTGCAGCAGCACTTCAGGAACCTGGAGGCTCTGGCTCTAGACATGATGGCTCCAGAGGACATTGAGGATCTCATCA TGCCTAAAGTGGACCAGATTGACCAGCGGCTCGGCCCTCTAGTGGACGAGTTTAAGGATCTGGTCTACCCTGCTGGGTACAACCCAGAGAGCAAACCGGCTCCCAAACGGAAAACGG CCGACGTCGGAGCCGGGGCCGGGGCCGAGAAGAAGCCCAAAGTGGGGGTGACGGCGGACGAGCTGAAGGCCCACATGGAGAACGGCACTCTGGGAAAGCTGACCGTGGCAGTGCTGAAGGAGGCCTGCAAGCAGTTTGGGATCAAAACCACCGGGACCAAGAAGCAGGATCTGATAGACGCTCTGAGCGAGCGACTGGGTTCATGA
- the xrcc6 gene encoding X-ray repair cross-complementing protein 6 isoform X2 — MAEWNAFYQNEDEEQEQEEAEQSGGDYKVSGRDSLVFLVDASKEMFIKGEDGQPSNFDMTMQVVRSVYTSKIISSHRDLVALVFYGTEQSKNQRNSFKHVYVYHDLDEPGAKWVQDVDALHGEKGAQLAAETLGSGETSLGDALWCCANLYSDIKLRLSQKRLMIFTCRDDPHGGDSARDRQARTKASDLKETGVLIDLMHLIKPGGFDVSLFFRDIVSPPEDDSELGLQLEPCNKLEDLQKRVRARETKKRALARLSLTLGEGLNVAVGVYATAVLARKPASVRLYRETNEPVRSKTRTFHTQTGSLLLPSEIKKAQVYGRKQIVMEKDEVDAIKKFHDPGLFLIGFKPMEKLKLHHHIRPSVFIYPEEGEVKGSACLFSALLKKCVERNVFALCRSVFRRNYPPRFVALVPQTEEVDEGKVQITPPGFNVIYLPYADDLRTLDPPKCPPASQTQVNKMKEIVQKLRFKYRSDAFENPVLQQHFRNLEALALDMMAPEDIEDLIMPKVDQIDQRLGPLVDEFKDLVYPAGYNPESKPAPKRKTADVGAGAGAEKKPKVGVTADELKAHMENGTLGKLTVAVLKEACKQFGIKTTGTKKQDLIDALSERLGS, encoded by the exons ATGGCGGAGTGGAACGCTTTCTACCAGAATGAGGACGAGGAGCAAGAACAAGAGGAAGCGGAGCAGTCTGGAG GAGATTACAAAGTGTCAGGCAGAGACAGCCTGGTCTTCTTGGTCGACGCCTCTAAGGAAATGTTCATCAAAGGCGAAGATGGACAACCCTCTAACTTTGACATGACCATGCAG GTCGTGCGGAGCGTGTACACCAGTAAGATCATTAGCAGCCACCGGGACCTGGTGGCTCTGGTGTTCTACGGCACAGAGCAGAGCAAGAACCAGAGGAACTCATTCAAACACGTTTACGTGTACCACGATCTCGACGAACCAG GTGCGAAGTGGGTTCAGGACGTGGATGCTCTGCACGGTGAGAAAGGCGCGCAGCTGGCGGCGGAGACCCTGGGGAGCGGGGAGACGTCTCTGGGCGACGCCCTGTGGTGCTGCGCCAACCTCTACAGCGACATCAAGCTGCGCCTTTCGCAGAAACGCCTCATGATCTTCACCTGCAGGGACGATCCACACGGGGGCGACAGCGCCAGGGACCGACAGGCCCGCACCAAAGCCAGCGACCTGAAGGAGACCG GTGTTCTCATCGATTTAATGCACCTGATAAAACCGGGCGGCTTCGACGTGTCGCTCTTCTTCCGGGACATCGTGAGCCCGCCTGAGGACGACAGCGAGCTCGGCCTGCAGCTGGAGCCATGCAACAAACTGGAGGACCTTCAGAAGCGGGTCCGGGCCAGAGAGACCAAAAAGAGAGCCTTGGcaag GTTAAGCTTGACTCTTGGTGAGGGTCTAAACGTAGCAGTGGGCGTGTACGCAACTGCGGTGTTGGCTCGGAAACCCGCCTCCGTCAGACTGTACCGGGAAACCAACGAACCGGTGCGCAGCAAAACCCGCACCTTCCACACTCAGACCGGCAGTCTGCTGCTGCCCAGCGAGATAAAGAAGGCCCAG GTGTACGGTAGGAAACAAATAGTGATGGAGAAGGATGAAGTGGATGCGATCAAGAAGTTTCACGACCCGGGACTGTTTCTGATCGGATTTAAGCCGATGGAAAAACTCAAACTGCATCATCACATTCGACCTTCTGTCTTCATCTACCCTGAGGAGGGCGAAGTGAAAG GAAGTGCCTGTCTGTTCTCTGCCCTGTTGAAGAAGTGTGTCGAGAGAAACGTGTTTGCTCTGTGTCGCTCCGTCTTCCGCCGAAACTACCCACCCAGATTTGTTGCCTTGGTGCCTCAGACAGAAGAGGTCGACGAAGGGAAGGTCCAGATCACACCTCCAG GTTTCAATGTCATCTACCTGCCATATGCCGATGACCTGCGAACTCTGGATCCTCCTAAATGTCCGCCGGCCTCACAAACACAGGTTAACAAGATGAAGGAGATCGTCCAGAAGCTCCGCTTCAAGTACAG GAGTGATGCATTCGAGAACCCAGTCCTGCAGCAGCACTTCAGGAACCTGGAGGCTCTGGCTCTAGACATGATGGCTCCAGAGGACATTGAGGATCTCATCA TGCCTAAAGTGGACCAGATTGACCAGCGGCTCGGCCCTCTAGTGGACGAGTTTAAGGATCTGGTCTACCCTGCTGGGTACAACCCAGAGAGCAAACCGGCTCCCAAACGGAAAACGG CCGACGTCGGAGCCGGGGCCGGGGCCGAGAAGAAGCCCAAAGTGGGGGTGACGGCGGACGAGCTGAAGGCCCACATGGAGAACGGCACTCTGGGAAAGCTGACCGTGGCAGTGCTGAAGGAGGCCTGCAAGCAGTTTGGGATCAAAACCACCGGGACCAAGAAGCAGGATCTGATAGACGCTCTGAGCGAGCGACTGGGTTCATGA
- the LOC103482009 gene encoding desumoylating isopeptidase 1-like isoform X1, whose amino-acid sequence MAQNNSSFPVKLFIYDLSRGMARQLSPVMLGRQLDGIWHTGVVVHGKEFFFGGAGINRCLPCGTILGQPNSVVDLGYTEVNEDLFMEYLDSLAESEYRCDRYNMFEHNCNTFSNDVVQFLTGKKIPSYITDLPSEILSTVLASGSFAVPTPPLLLGWRLIEADMTVELSSPSS is encoded by the exons ATGGCCCAAAACAACTCTTCTTTTCCGGTGAAACTGTTCATTTACGACCTGTCCAGGGGAATGGCTCGCCAGCTGAGTCCAGTTATGCTAG GGAGACAGTTGGATGGCATATG gcacacaggTGTTGTTGTCCACGGAAAAGAGTTTTTCTTTGGTGGAGCTGGAATCAACCGCTGCCTACCT TGTGGCACTATACTGGGCCAGCCGAACTCAGTAGTGGATTTGGGTTACACCGAGGTGAATGAAGATTTGTTTATGGAGTATCTGGACTCGCTGGCTGAGTCAGAGTACAG ATGTGACAGGTATAACATGTTTGAGCACAACTGCAACACCTTCAGCAACGACGTGGTGCAGTTCCTCACCGGCAAAAAGATCCCGTCGTACATCACAGACCTTCCATCTGAAATACTCTCCAC AGTCTTAGCCTCTGGCTCCTTCGCTGTCCCCACACCCCCTCTCCTGTTGGGATGGAGGCTGATAGAAGCTGACATGACGGTGGAATTGTCCTCACCATCGAGTTAA
- the LOC103482009 gene encoding desumoylating isopeptidase 1-like isoform X2, translating to MAQNNSSFPVKLFIYDLSRGMARQLSPVMLGRQLDGIWHTGVVVHGKEFFFGGAGINRCLPCGTILGQPNSVVDLGYTEVNEDLFMEYLDSLAESEYRCDRYNMFEHNCNTFSNDVVQFLTGKKIPSYITDLPSEILSTPFGQAIRPLLDSMAVNPGGNDITGQR from the exons ATGGCCCAAAACAACTCTTCTTTTCCGGTGAAACTGTTCATTTACGACCTGTCCAGGGGAATGGCTCGCCAGCTGAGTCCAGTTATGCTAG GGAGACAGTTGGATGGCATATG gcacacaggTGTTGTTGTCCACGGAAAAGAGTTTTTCTTTGGTGGAGCTGGAATCAACCGCTGCCTACCT TGTGGCACTATACTGGGCCAGCCGAACTCAGTAGTGGATTTGGGTTACACCGAGGTGAATGAAGATTTGTTTATGGAGTATCTGGACTCGCTGGCTGAGTCAGAGTACAG ATGTGACAGGTATAACATGTTTGAGCACAACTGCAACACCTTCAGCAACGACGTGGTGCAGTTCCTCACCGGCAAAAAGATCCCGTCGTACATCACAGACCTTCCATCTGAAATACTCTCCAC TCCGTTTGGCCAGGCCATCCGGCCGCTCTTGGACTCCATGGCCGTAAATCCTGGAGGAAACGACATCACTGGACAGCGATAA